In a genomic window of Mycolicibacter heraklionensis:
- a CDS encoding DUF3499 domain-containing protein, protein MNVPRRCCRPGCPHYAVATLTFVYSDSTAVVGPLATAAEPHSWDLCFSHAGRITAPRGWELVRHPGPWVSPEEDDLIALAEAVRERESGRAAPANGWYPQANPVDSPTRGAPNAGPGGGVLAPPGPPGKTNGRRRGHLRVLPDPSD, encoded by the coding sequence GTGAACGTTCCCCGCCGTTGCTGCCGGCCAGGGTGTCCGCACTATGCGGTGGCGACGCTGACGTTCGTCTACTCGGACTCCACCGCCGTGGTCGGCCCGCTGGCGACCGCCGCCGAGCCGCATTCCTGGGATCTGTGCTTCAGCCACGCGGGCCGGATCACAGCCCCGCGCGGTTGGGAACTGGTCCGCCACCCCGGCCCCTGGGTGTCCCCCGAAGAGGATGACCTGATCGCGCTTGCCGAGGCGGTTCGCGAGCGCGAATCCGGGCGGGCGGCCCCGGCCAACGGGTGGTACCCACAGGCCAATCCGGTCGACTCCCCGACCCGGGGAGCGCCCAACGCTGGACCCGGTGGCGGTGTGCTGGCACCGCCCGGTCCGCCCGGCAAGACCAATGGTCGGCGCCGTGGCCACCTGCGTGTGTTGCCAGACCCGTCGGACTGA
- a CDS encoding metallopeptidase family protein, with the protein MTATRRRRRGRETRGPLLPPTVPGWRTRAERFDMAVLEAYEPIEQRWKQRLTALDVAVDEIPRIAAKDPDSVQWPPEVVADGPIPLARLIPAGVDVRGNPTRARILLFRKPIEQRANDSTELGDLLHEILVAQVATYLDVEPAVIDPTIDD; encoded by the coding sequence GTGACCGCCACGCGTCGCCGCAGGCGCGGCCGTGAAACCCGCGGGCCGCTGTTGCCGCCGACCGTGCCGGGCTGGCGCACCCGTGCGGAAAGGTTCGACATGGCGGTGCTGGAGGCCTACGAGCCCATCGAACAACGGTGGAAGCAACGGCTGACGGCGCTCGACGTCGCGGTCGACGAGATCCCGCGGATCGCGGCCAAGGATCCCGACAGCGTGCAGTGGCCCCCGGAAGTGGTCGCGGACGGGCCAATTCCGCTGGCCCGCTTGATTCCGGCCGGGGTGGATGTCCGCGGAAATCCGACGCGCGCCCGAATCTTGTTGTTCCGCAAGCCGATCGAGCAACGCGCGAACGACAGCACAGAGCTCGGCGATTTATTGCACGAGATTCTGGTGGCCCAGGTCGCCACCTACTTGGATGTCGAGCCCGCCGTCATCGACCCGACGATCGACGACTAG
- a CDS encoding WhiB family transcriptional regulator, whose protein sequence is MSYEHLWGVMGGASHAGAELVTPTGLEATPSRPHLSLVPEPEDYDEFDPFDPATATNEQWQDRALCSQTDPEAFFPEKGGSTREAKKICQRCSVRSECLEYALAHDERFGIWGGLSERERRRLKRGII, encoded by the coding sequence ATGTCCTATGAGCACCTTTGGGGCGTGATGGGCGGTGCATCGCACGCCGGTGCCGAATTGGTTACGCCGACCGGGCTCGAGGCGACGCCCAGCCGGCCGCATCTGAGTCTGGTTCCCGAACCCGAGGACTATGACGAATTCGACCCGTTCGACCCGGCGACGGCCACCAACGAGCAATGGCAGGACCGTGCGCTGTGCTCGCAGACCGACCCGGAGGCGTTCTTCCCGGAGAAGGGCGGCTCGACCCGGGAGGCCAAGAAGATCTGCCAGCGGTGCTCGGTTCGCAGCGAGTGCCTGGAATACGCTCTGGCGCACGACGAGCGCTTCGGTATCTGGGGTGGGCTTTCCGAGCGTGAGCGCCGCCGCCTCAAGCGCGGCATCATCTGA